Genomic DNA from Pseudomonadota bacterium:
TCTCCAGGTACTCGCAAAGGCTGAGTACCGCCGGATGCTCCACCACCGTGGTGATGATCTCTTTGCGTTCCGGCTGCGCCTTCAGCGCGGAAAGAATGGCCGTGGAGTCCGACTCGGTCCCGCAGGAAGTGAAAATGATCTCCGAGTCGTGCTCGGCGCCCAGCAGACCTTGAACCTGTTTGCGTGCCTTTTTGAGGGCGAAACCCACCTTGTTGCCGAAAGCATGAATGGAAGATGGATTGCCGAACTGTTCGGTGAAGTACGGCAGCATGGCCTCCACCACCGAAGTGTCTACCTGGGTGGTGGCGTTATTGTCGAGGTAAATACCCGCCACGGCTCAACCCTCCGCTTCCAACAGCGCCAGCTCGGTCTCCGGCGCGACTTTAAAGAACTCACCCAGCTCTTCGATGATGCGCTGCTGAATTCCGCCTAACGTGGCCGATGCGATCTGGCAACCGTTGCAGGCGCCGATCATGCGCAGATACACGGTATTGCCCACCACATCCACCAACTCCACATCGCCGTTGTCCTGTTGCAGCTGAGGACGAATGGACTCGATCACCATCTCGATCCGCCGAATCTTCTGAAGATTGGTCAACGGCTTTTTCTTGCTCTGCGCCGCCTCGGCCACCTGGGGTAAGGGCTGTCCGGCAACCGCCGGATCGAAACTCTCACCCACCTCGGCCAACACCTGGATCAGGATTTCTTCGATGCCCTCGTGACAGGCGGCGCATCCGCCACCGGCCTTGGTGTAGTTGGTGACGTCTTCGACCGTTTTAAGCTGATTGGCGCGAATGGTTTCCTCGATTTTCACCGCATCGATGGCGAAGCACTTGCAGACCAATGCACCCTCTTCGTGATCATCGCTCCACACCTCGCCGCGGTAGTTCGCCACCGCTGCCTCCAGCGCCTCGCGGCCCATGACCGAACAGTGCATTTTCTCCGGCGGCAAACCCTCGAGGTAATCGGCGATATCCTGATTGGTCACTTGCAACGCGCGATCCAGCGTCATGCCCTTGATCATCTCGGTCAGCGCCGAAGACGAGGCGATGGCGGAACCGCAACCGAAGGTCTGAAAGCCCGCATCTTCAATAATTTCCGTTTCCGCATTCACCTTGAGCGACAACCGCAGGGCGTCGCCACAGCTGATCGAACCCACATCGCCAATGGCATTGGCGCCTTCGACGGCACCTGCGTTGCGGGGATTGTAAAAATGCTCTTTAACGGTTTCCGAGTAATCCCACATGCTTCACCTCCGGGCCAAACTTCGGCGTCAACCTAAACCGAGAATGAGGAACCGCAACCACAACTGGCGCTGGCGTTCGGGTTCATAAACTTAAAGCCGCTGCCATCCACCGAATCGAGAAAATCCACAGTGACGCCTTGCAGCATCGCCGCACTTTGCGGATCGACCAGCACCTTCACCTCACCGCATTCGACCACGGTATCTTCGGCGGCCTTTGTCGCCTCCAAGGCCAGGGAATACTGCATACCCGAACAACCACCGCCGGCAACGGCGATACGCAAGCCCGCCACGGGTGTTTCCGCTCCGCGAATAAAGCGAAGGACCGCCTTCTGGGCGCTTTCAGTCAGAGATAGCATGGTGTTCTCCTCGGTTGGCAAGTGAATTGCACCTTGACGTTAGGAAGCAATTTGCAAAGCCTGTGCCACTCTGCAGACAAAGCATTAAACCCTGTTTTTTAATGGTTTTTTTCGGAGCAACCCGCCACCGGGTGTGTCGCAAACCGCACAATCCCACCTCTCTCACGCGGGCCGACCGTGGGATACGGCACAATTTGTAGCCAACCGGAGGATTCACCCATGCAATTGACGGATCTGGAACCCGGCGACATGGTTTTCGCCGCGGTGGACATCCTGAACGACGGCAGTCTCGAAACCCTGCCGCCCGATGCACCGCTGGCCAGAGCCGGCAACCGGGGTGTGCTGTTGAATACCGGTCATCTGGAACAGACGCCCGATCAGGCGGTCTATCTGGTGAGATTCGAGCGACCCGGCGGTGACCTGGGCCCTGCAGTGGGCTGTTGGCCGGAAGAACTCACCGCCGAACCCGGCGTTCCGGCGCACCGGGACGGTGCGCCCTGATCCGGGATCGCTGCGGGGTGGCTAAACCGAATATCGGGGCGGCGGGATGGCCAAACCCGCTGTGGCCGACACGGCCTGGGGGAGACGCGGGCAGGGCTCCGATTCGGCCCCTTGTTCAGCGCCGTCGGGCGCAGCAAAGGCATCACACAAGGGCCGCACATGATGACCCGGCAACAGCAGATTCACCGCGCTGCCGGGGGCCGGCAAGGGTTCATCCCAATGTCGGTGGACGTAGATAGCGGAACCATCCGCCAGTTCGCAGCACAACTCACGGTAGGCCCCCAACTCGTGGACACTCACCACCCGCGCGCCCAGCGCGTTGGCATCCGAGCCGGCGCCGAGTCGGATGCGTTCGGGACGAATGCCCAAATGGCTGGTCGGGGCCGGGGCCGGCAATGCCAACTCACCCCAAGACCCGCGCACCCACGGTGGCTCAAGCGCGCTCACCGGCAACAGATTCCGCCAACCCAGCACACGCGCCGACGCCACGTCGCCCGGATTCTCGAAGACCTCTGCTTTCGGTCCTAGGCGGCAGATTCGGCCGTCGACGATCACCCCGATGTGGTCGGCCATCAGCCGCGCCTCTTCCAAATCGTGGGTCACCAGTACCACCGGCCGTCGATAGTCCGCCAGGGTCGACATCAACTGGGCTCGCAACCGCTGCCGCAGGTGAAGATCCACGGCGGAAAACGGCTCGTCCAACAACAGCAGGTCCGGCTGCCGCACCAGTGCCCGCGCCAAGGCCACGCGCTG
This window encodes:
- a CDS encoding iron-sulfur cluster assembly accessory protein, whose product is MLSLTESAQKAVLRFIRGAETPVAGLRIAVAGGGCSGMQYSLALEATKAAEDTVVECGEVKVLVDPQSAAMLQGVTVDFLDSVDGSGFKFMNPNASASCGCGSSFSV
- the nifU gene encoding Fe-S cluster assembly protein NifU; translation: MWDYSETVKEHFYNPRNAGAVEGANAIGDVGSISCGDALRLSLKVNAETEIIEDAGFQTFGCGSAIASSSALTEMIKGMTLDRALQVTNQDIADYLEGLPPEKMHCSVMGREALEAAVANYRGEVWSDDHEEGALVCKCFAIDAVKIEETIRANQLKTVEDVTNYTKAGGGCAACHEGIEEILIQVLAEVGESFDPAVAGQPLPQVAEAAQSKKKPLTNLQKIRRIEMVIESIRPQLQQDNGDVELVDVVGNTVYLRMIGACNGCQIASATLGGIQQRIIEELGEFFKVAPETELALLEAEG
- a CDS encoding ABC transporter ATP-binding protein, with product MSGIRASFVFRRKGFALGVHCTLPDTGLTVLLGPSGSGKTTLLRILAGLEQPDQGMVRVGNTTWFDSQRAVNRPVQQRSVGVVFQDYALFGHMTVAANVGFRLPRRRRRRLVDSWLQRMDLAGHARRYPHQLSGGERQRVALARALVRQPDLLLLDEPFSAVDLHLRQRLRAQLMSTLADYRRPVVLVTHDLEEARLMADHIGVIVDGRICRLGPKAEVFENPGDVASARVLGWRNLLPVSALEPPWVRGSWGELALPAPAPTSHLGIRPERIRLGAGSDANALGARVVSVHELGAYRELCCELADGSAIYVHRHWDEPLPAPGSAVNLLLPGHHVRPLCDAFAAPDGAEQGAESEPCPRLPQAVSATAGLAIPPPRYSV
- a CDS encoding nitrogen fixation protein NifZ, producing the protein MQLTDLEPGDMVFAAVDILNDGSLETLPPDAPLARAGNRGVLLNTGHLEQTPDQAVYLVRFERPGGDLGPAVGCWPEELTAEPGVPAHRDGAP